The Acidobacteriota bacterium region AAGCCAGACCGGTCTGGCAAAAACTGGGCGATCAAAGCCGTGAGGCCGAAATGTTTGTGCGAACGGGGCGAACTTACGAGGCAATGAACGACAAGGTGAAGGCGCTGGAGGCTTATGCCGAAGCATTGAAAGTCTATCGAACGGCAAAGGATCAAATCGGCGAAGCGAATACGCTGCTCGATTTGGGCGTGGTCAATCAGGATCGCGGAAACAATCGGCAGGCGCTGGAATTTTTCGAACAGGCGCTGCCAATCTGGCGCAGCCTGAACCGCAAACGCGAAGAAGCCAGCACGCTGAATTTCATCGGGCGCGTGCGAAACACGCTGGGCGATAAGCAATTGGCGCTGGAAACATACAATCAGGCGCTCAGCCTGGCGCGCGAAGTCGGCAATCGCGGCTTGGAAGCGACGGTGCTGAATAATATGGCGACGATTTACTTTGCGTTGGGAGAAAAGCGCCGCGCCGCCGAAGCTTTTGATCAGGTGTTGCCGTTACGCCGCGCCGCCAATGACAAACTCGGCGAAGCCAGTACGCTGACAAACATCGGGGCCGTTTATGCGGATTGGGGAGAAAGCCTCAAAGCACTGGATTATTACAACCAGGCACTGCCGCTCTGGCGCGAAGCCAAGCGAGCAGACGGCGAAGTCAGTACGATTATCAATATTGGCGAAGCCTACGACCTGCTCGGGGAAAAACAAAAATCGCTGGATTATTACGCACAGGCGTTGAATCTTGCCCGCACCATTGGCGCCAGACAAAATGAAGGTGTGATTCAAACCAGTCTGGCAACGGTGTATTCCTCTCTCGGCGAAAAAGAGAAGGCGCGGGATATGTATATGCAGGCATTGGAAATTCATCGCTCCACGGGGAACCGCACGGCGGAAGGAGACACGCTGCACCTGTTGGGCTTTTTACATTACGAATTGGAGGACTTTACGAAGGCTCTGGATTATATGAGCCAGGAAGCAGTGGTCTGGCGACAGTTGAAAGATGTGCGCGCTGAAGGGGTCATGCTGGGAGCGATGGGTATGGTTTATCGCAAATTGGGGGATCGCCAGAAGTCGCTGGAAGTTTTGAATCAGGCGCTGCCTTTGGATCGTGAGGTGGGCAATCGCCAAGGTGAAGTGGACGCGCTGATCAACATCGGCTTGATCGAAAGCGATTCGGGCGAGAAGCAGAAAGCGCTCGAAAATTTCAATCATGCCCTCGAAATCAGTCGCGCGGTCAGCGACCCCACGCAAGAAGCCAATGCCCGCTACGAAATCGCGCGCATCAAACTCGAACTCGGCGAGTTGAGCGAATCGCGCAGCCAGATCGAAGACACGTTGAACATCGTCGAATCCTTGCGCACAAAAGTCGCCAGCCAGGAACTTCGCGCTTCATATTTTGCGACGGTGCAAAAGTATTACGATTTTTACATTGAACTGCTGATGCAAATGAATGGTCGCCAATCCGGCCAGGGCTTTGGCGGCGAAGCCTTGCAGGCCAGCGAGCGCGCCCGCGCGCGCAGCTTGCTGGAAATTCTGGCCGAGGCGAACGCCAGCATTCACGAAGGCGTTGATCCTGCGCTGCTCAATCGCGAACAAACGCTGCATCACCAACTCAGCGGCAAAGCCGACGCCTTGGCCAGGTTGTACGCCAGCCGTCCGTCGCCCGAACAAATCGCTGCGGCAAAAAAAGAAGTGGATGATTTGACTGCGCAATACAACGAAGTCCGCGCAGAAATTCGCCGCGCCAGTCCGCGCTACGCTTCGCTGACGCAACCGACGCCGCTTAACTTGAAAGAAATCCAGCAACAGGTTTTGGATGCTGACACGCTGCTGCTGGAATACTGGCTGGGCGAAAAGCGCAGCTTTCTGTGGGCGGTGACGCCGACAAAAATCAGCAGCTACGTGTTGCCGCCGCGCGCGAAATTGGAAGCAGAAGCCCGCAACGCGTATGAATGGGTCAGCAAACCGGCGCAGGCGAACGCCAAGCGCCGGTTGAAACACGACGGGGTTGAGATGACGGAAAGCGAACGCAAAGCGCGTGGGTTGCAGGCGATGCGCTACCTGAGCAACACGCTGATCAAACCCGTCGCGCCGCAACTGGGCAAAAAAAGGCTGGTCATCGTGGCTTCTGGAGCTTTGCAGTACGTGCCGTTTGCTGCGTTGTCGGTGGCCGGTGGCCGGTCGTCGGCTTCGGGTAAAAAAGCTGCCGCTAACCGACTCCCGACTCCCAACTCCCGACTCCTCATCCAGGATCATGAAATCATCAATCTGCCTTCGGCCTCGACAATGGCTGTGTTGCGGCGCGATACCGAACAGCGGCAAGTCGCCCCGAAAATGCTGGCCGTGTTGGCCGATCCTGTATTTGAAAAGGACGATGAACGGGTCGGGAAAATGGCTAGGCCAACCATCAGCGCTTCTGCTTCACAACCAAAAGAATCCACAAAAACTCCTCCGCAAACCGTTGCCGAGGAACGGTCACTGAAACACATGAAGGAAAAATCCGCCGAAGAAACCGGCGAGATGAAAATTGCGCGATTGCCGTTTACGCGTCAGGAAGCGGAAAAAATCCTGGCTTTAGTTCCCGAAGCCGAACGTAAAGAAGCGCTGGATTTCGACGCCAACCGCACGACAGCGATGGCAAAAGATTTGAGCCAGTATCGGTACGTTCACTTTGCCACGCACGGGTATTTGGACAGCGAACGGCCGGAGTTTTCGGCGTTGGTGTTATCGCTTGTTGACAAAGAAGGCGTTCAGCAAAGCGGATTTCTGTATGCGTACGAGGTGTACAACCTGCAACTCAATTCCGATGTGGTCGTGCTGAGCGCGTGCGAAACCGGGCTGGGCAAGGAAATCCGTGGCGAGGGCCTGGTTGGATTGACGCGCGGGTTTATGTACGCCGGAGCGCCGCGCGTGGTCGTCAGTTTGTGGTCGGTGAACGACCGTGCGACGGCGGATTTGATGACGCGGTTTTACCGCAACATGCTGAAAGACAAGTTGCCCGCCGCTGCCGCGCTCCGGGCTGCGCAGATTGAAATGCTGAAAGAAAGCCAGTGGCGCGAACCGTATTACTGGGCGGCGTTCGCGCTTCAGGGAGAATGGCGCTGATTGGCACTATCTCTTCAGCGCCGCTGTCCAATTCTGCATGACAGTCAAGGGCCGTGTCGTTGCGTCTTCCAACTGGCGAATGACTAAAAACTTCTGCCCGTCAGCACTAACGTCATACACATATCGGTTCAGTCGGCGGCCAAGACTTCCGACTTCAAACAGCGCCGACGGAACGCCCGCGCTAAAGTGCGCGCCTGTTTGAACCGGCACGGCCATCAGTTTGTCGTCCGTTGCAACATAGAATAATTCCTTTCCATCGCGCCGCCAGCGCGGAAGCATGCCGTCGCCTTTCGAAACAGGAATCTTCCGCCCCGGTTCCGGGAAGGATTGCACATAGATTTGATAGCGGCCTGAATCATTTGACTGATAAGCCATCCAGTGTCCGTCAGGCGAAATAACCCCATAGCTTTCATTGAACGGCGTTGCGGCATATTTGAGCGTTTTCCGGTCACCGAAAAGTTGCAACAGCTCAATATCCAACCCGGTTTTTTCCTGAGCCTGGCGATAGACAATGAACCTGCCATCGCCCGACCAGTCGCTGGTCAGTAAGAGTTTTTGGTCTCCCTTGAGTAATAGCTCTTCATTGCCATTCCCGCTCACGCGATAGATTCCCCAAAACCCTTCACGATTCGACGCAATGGCAATCTGGCTGCCATCTGGCGACCAGATTGGATACGTGTCAGTCCCCGGATTGAAAGTCCATCGCGTACGTGTATTGCGAAGTAAATCAAATTGCCAAATGTCGGAAGTCTCAAACTCCAGATCATTGTTATCCAGCAGCACCTGTTCGCCGTTTGCTGAAAGCTGCATTGAACGATAATCACCCACCGGATCAACCACCGACAATTGTTTTCCGTGACGGTCCAGCCAGACAAGCTGGCGCGCCTGATTCCCCCCACGCCGGTAAATCAGCGTCCGCGGGCCAAAAACCGACAGATCGGCATAGCGTATGGGCGCTTCGTAATAAACCGATTCGGTTATTGGCAGAGCCTCCCCACTCAACGTAAGTTTGTCGGGATCGAATCGCTGCGCCCAAATCTTCCGCCTGTGCATAAATAATAGGTAACCGGCGGAGGAATATTCCGCTTTGGTATCGGCGCGCACCAGAAAGCGCGTCTGCGGATCATCGAGCGAGCCGAGTTGAATACCGCGATAATCGGGTTGGCCGGCCTGGGTAAAAAAGATGAAGTGGCGACCGTCTGGTAGGAAATAAGGAAAGTTATGACCCGTCTCAAAGCGCGTGGCGGCCAGATTCGTAACAGGTGTCGGCTTTCCGCCTGATTCGGAGACCTGAAAAAGTCCTGCTCCATTGAATTGTGGCGCAAATAGAATGACGCCCGCACTGTTCCAAGTACCACCAGCGCCGAGCGGCACGTCGCATAGGGATATTGGCGTTCCGCCTGAAATCTCAACTCTTTTCAGTTTGTTCTGTGTGAAAAAGCCTACGCTTTGGCTATTCGGTGACCAAAAAGGGGCTTGCGCTCCATCGGTTCCCGGCAGCAACTCGGGCGTTGCCCGATCAAAGGAATAAAGCCACAGCCGGTTTACGCCATCCGTGACTGCCATCATTACGACACGCTGTCCATCGGGCGAAATCGTCGCGCCACTAATGTCCAGGGAAGTTGTCTTTTCCGGTAACGGCAAATAGGTGTAAGTGATGCTGCTTTCAACCGGGGCGCGGCGGAACCAAATCGCCGACAATGCCAGTATTGCCAGCGCTGCTGCCGTCCATGCCAACCATGCACTGCCGAACACCGATGTCTTGACTGTCTTTCCACCCGGCGTTCTGTCCCACTTTGGTTTTTGCTTTGGTTTTTGCTTTGGCTCTGGCTCAGGTCGCGTCCCCAAAGGCGCAAGTAACGCATCAAGCGCAAAAGCCAAATCGCGCGCCGATTGAAACCGCAGGTCAGGTTTTTTCTCCAAACAGTGCCGGACGATTCTTTCAAACTCCGGGCTGATGAGCTTGTTCGTTTCGCTTAGCTCCGCCAACTTCGGCGGTTCTTCTTTCAGAATCGCCGCCATTGTTTCGGCTTTTGAGTTGCAGTAAAAGGCACGCTGGCCAACGAGCATTTCATAAAGAATTGAGCCGAAAGAAAACAGATCAGAACGTTGATCTACTTCCTCGTTGCGCACTTGCTCCGGCGACATGTAATCAACCGTGCCCATCATGACGCCTGAATCGGTCAATCGTTCCTGACGCTCGTCAGGGTTGCCCAGGTTGACGGAACCAGCGAACTTCAAGGGTTTCAGTTTTGCCAACCCGAAATCCAGAATTTTGATGCGGCCTTCGGCGGTGATAAACAGGTTTTCCGGTTTCAGGTCGCGGTGGACAATGCCTTTCTCATGTGCGACTGCAAGTCCGGCAGCGATCTGTCATGCGTAATCCAGCGCGGTGCGGACAGAAAGTGCGCCGGCTTTCAATGGCGCGCGTAACTCCACGCCTTCCAGCAATTCAGCGACGATATAAGGCGTACCTTCGTGATTGCCGATGTCGTGAATGGTGAGAATGTTCGGGTGATTGAGCGCCGAGGTTGCGCGGGCTTCCTGTGCGAAGCGGCGCAACCGTTCCGCATCGTGCGAAAATTCCGTGGGCAGCAGTTTGATGGCGACTTGACGACGTAACTCGGTGTCTTCCGCCAGCCAAACTTCTCCCATCCCGCCCTTGCCCAATAAAGAAAGCACACGGTAACGACCAAAGCTGTGCGCAGGAAGCATAGCCGATGCTTGCCAGCCTGCGGCGACATCATCCGGCGGTTGTTCGATAAAATTGGCCGCTTGTTCGTGCGCGGAAATGAGTGAGGCGACTTCAGCGCGCATCTCGTCGTCTTCGCCACAAGTCGCCATCAAAAAGGCGGCGCGCGCCGACGGCTCACGCTCCAACGCGGCGTGGTAAAGATCGCCAATTTGTTCGTAACGTTCAGGTGTCATATTAGGCGTAGCGGTTAGCTGTTACGGCTGAGTGCGCGATACAGCCACGCCTGGGCCTGGTTCCAATCGCGCGTGACGGTATCCGGCGAAATGTTCAGCACCTCCGCCGTTTCCGTCACGCTCAGGCCGCCGAAATAGCGCAATTCAACGACCCGGCTTTGTCTGGGCGAAAGCTGCGCGAGTTCCTCAAGCGCATCATCCAACGCCACCAACTCCTCCGCCCTCTCTTCGGGGACATACGCGGCCTCTTCCAGCGAAACGGTGCTCGCGCCACCCCCACGTTTGGCAGCCTGACGAGCGCGTGTGTAATCCACCAGAATATGCCGCATCGCCATTGCCGCAACTCCGAAGAAATGTGCGCGGTTTTCCCAACGTTTTTCTTCCTGTCCGATCAATCGCAGATATGCTTCGTGGATTAACGCCGTGGTTTGCAGCGTGTGTCCGGATGGCTGCTGCTCCATGTAACGTCGCGCCATCAGACGCAACTGGCCATAAACCAGTGGCATAAGCTGGTCCAACACTTCGCTGTCGCCATCGCTCCAACGCCGCAACAAGTGACTGACTGATTGCGATGAAGTTTCCATCTTTTTCTGACCGAGTTTGCGGTTTTTCGCTGCGACTTTTCGTTTCTTAAAGGTGAGAGCAAAGTTTGCCAGGCCGTAAGAGCTTCGGTCGCAGGCGTCATTTCAGTGGGGTTACAGGACGCTAGTGTAAACGGTCCTCAGACAAAGCCAAATAGAAAAGCCGTGAAGTCACAAAATTCATTGGGTAAGTTTGTAGTTTTCCCACCAATTTCCCGGAGGAACATTCATGAAATCGAACCATTTTCGCAAAACCGTGTTCATCGCATTGACCATGTTGCTGGCGCTCTGCACGCCAGCGTTGGTGAAGAAAGGCTTCTCGCAAAGCCAGCCAGCCGCTCCCGCGCAACCACGCTTCGCAATGATTGAATACTTCAAGATCGAGCCGGGCAAGAACGCCGATTACCGTAAGCTGGAACAGGAAGTCTGGATGCCCATCCATCGCGAGCGCGTCAAGCAAGGCATCATCAAATCGTGGACGGCGTGGGGCGTGCGTTTGCCCGGCGGCTCGGCGCGCGAATACGACCGCATCTTCATCACCACCTTCGATAAATTCGCCGCTCTCGAAACGCCCTATCCGCCAGGCGTGTTCACCAAGGTTTTTCCGAATACGACCGCCGCCGAACTTGTAGCGCGCACGCAGGCAGTCAGCAAACAGGTGCGCTCGGAACTGGTCACGCTGCTGGACAGCACCACTCCCATCGGCGCGGCGCAGACGCCGAAGTTTGCGGAGATCGGTTTCCAAAAAGCGGAATTCGGCAAGGGCGGCGAGTACGTTGAGCTTGAGCGCAAATACTGGAAACCGTTGCATCAGGAGCGCCTCAATCGCGGCATTCTCAACGCCTGGAATCTGTACGCCGTCCGTTATCCCGGCGGCACGAATCGGGAATACGGCCACATCACAATCAACTATTTCGACAAGTTCGAGCAGTTGGAAACGCAATATCCGCCCGATGTTCTCGCCAAGGCGCTGCCGAACGTGAAACCAGCGGACATCGTGGCGCAAACCGCTGCCGTGAAAAAGCAGGTGCGGATCGAAGTGCTGGCGCTGGTGGACCAAGTTCAGTAATCAAAGGAGAACGATTCAATGAAACACTTATTTATGGTTACGACGCTGACACTTGTCGCATTGCTTTCCGGTGCTTGCGCTTCGTCTCCGAACGCAACGGCAAGCAGTAACGCTCAGGCCACGACCGCCGATCAATCTTCCGCTCCACGACAGCGATACTGGGTGTCGGTGGTGCGGGTTAAACCTGGTCAGGGCGACGCCTGGCAGGAGTTTTACAAGAAAGAGACGTTGCCCACATACGAAAAAGCTGGCTACAAACAGGTCAGCGTATTTACAACGGCAACCTTTGGGGAAGCTGGCGAGTACGTCACGATCCGGCCCATGGAAAGCCTTAAGCAATTTGATGAACCCAACTTCGTGATCAAGGCGCTCGGCGAGGCGGGCGCGAAAGCCTTTTTCGCCAAGCGGGCCCAACTGATTGCCAGCAACCATATTTTCACGATGGAATCGCGGCCTGAGTTGAGTATCCCGTTGCCTCAGAACCAAATACCCAAGCTGGCCTTCGTCTTCCGACAAAGCGTCGCGCCGGGCCGTTCGGCGGACTTCGAGAGCTATGTCAAAAATGACGCCTTGCCGCTGATCAAAAAAGCCGCTCCCCAAGCCTACCTCGTCACCAAAGTCGGCGCAGGTGGTGATACGGAGGAATACCACACGGTGACGCTGGCGGATTCCTTCGCCGATTACGAACGATGGACGGACGCGCTTCAAAAAGAAGGTTATGCCAACAAGGTTGCGACCAAACGCGCAGGCATCGTGCTGCACCGCGAATTGGCGGTCTATCGCTACCTGCCGGAACTGAGCCTGCCGCAGCCGGCGACTCAAGCCGCAAAGTAAGGGACTCTATCTGAACACCAATTCTGCGACGGCCTGATTGTTGCTGGCGGAATTATCACTTGGATCGCTTTGCAATCTGGTTTACAGGAAGCAGTTATGTTTTTAGGGAATGGCCCGAATTCCGGCTGAAGCCGGTGCCATGAACCGTAACGCGACCGCAACCTGACCTAAAGAACAAGACAACGTCTTCGGCCAGGTCTCTCCGTTATTTACTCAAGTCAGTGTGACAGCAGACCCATCGGCTTGCTTGTAGCGTTGTT contains the following coding sequences:
- a CDS encoding tetratricopeptide repeat protein, producing the protein MLRQHRLAQLCLLFFLGLSLSTFTIHGQQPRPLELDKTVETDLGAGEKQSFQVSLTPLDFARLEVTAKDVGLLIGLFAPDGKPVVEYQWNQDSPDTANVSLIAGLGGNYRLELTSQEKESKKISVKLTELRGIGQFDPERIEAERQFAKGEQLRPHQAADDKKAALAAYTEALKQWRVSGDKEKQAMVLSSLGDVSRALREHQQALDYFNQALTLRRELKNRKGEANALTNLAQTYQAMGQSKQALEYFNQALPVMREVENQRGEAIVITSIGATQAASGERQQAIESFAQARPVWQKLGDQSREAEMFVRTGRTYEAMNDKVKALEAYAEALKVYRTAKDQIGEANTLLDLGVVNQDRGNNRQALEFFEQALPIWRSLNRKREEASTLNFIGRVRNTLGDKQLALETYNQALSLAREVGNRGLEATVLNNMATIYFALGEKRRAAEAFDQVLPLRRAANDKLGEASTLTNIGAVYADWGESLKALDYYNQALPLWREAKRADGEVSTIINIGEAYDLLGEKQKSLDYYAQALNLARTIGARQNEGVIQTSLATVYSSLGEKEKARDMYMQALEIHRSTGNRTAEGDTLHLLGFLHYELEDFTKALDYMSQEAVVWRQLKDVRAEGVMLGAMGMVYRKLGDRQKSLEVLNQALPLDREVGNRQGEVDALINIGLIESDSGEKQKALENFNHALEISRAVSDPTQEANARYEIARIKLELGELSESRSQIEDTLNIVESLRTKVASQELRASYFATVQKYYDFYIELLMQMNGRQSGQGFGGEALQASERARARSLLEILAEANASIHEGVDPALLNREQTLHHQLSGKADALARLYASRPSPEQIAAAKKEVDDLTAQYNEVRAEIRRASPRYASLTQPTPLNLKEIQQQVLDADTLLLEYWLGEKRSFLWAVTPTKISSYVLPPRAKLEAEARNAYEWVSKPAQANAKRRLKHDGVEMTESERKARGLQAMRYLSNTLIKPVAPQLGKKRLVIVASGALQYVPFAALSVAGGRSSASGKKAAANRLPTPNSRLLIQDHEIINLPSASTMAVLRRDTEQRQVAPKMLAVLADPVFEKDDERVGKMARPTISASASQPKESTKTPPQTVAEERSLKHMKEKSAEETGEMKIARLPFTRQEAEKILALVPEAERKEALDFDANRTTAMAKDLSQYRYVHFATHGYLDSERPEFSALVLSLVDKEGVQQSGFLYAYEVYNLQLNSDVVVLSACETGLGKEIRGEGLVGLTRGFMYAGAPRVVVSLWSVNDRATADLMTRFYRNMLKDKLPAAAALRAAQIEMLKESQWREPYYWAAFALQGEWR
- a CDS encoding PD40 domain-containing protein; translated protein: MAKLKPLKFAGSVNLGNPDERQERLTDSGVMMGTVDYMSPEQVRNEEVDQRSDLFSFGSILYEMLVGQRAFYCNSKAETMAAILKEEPPKLAELSETNKLISPEFERIVRHCLEKKPDLRFQSARDLAFALDALLAPLGTRPEPEPKQKPKQKPKWDRTPGGKTVKTSVFGSAWLAWTAAALAILALSAIWFRRAPVESSITYTYLPLPEKTTSLDISGATISPDGQRVVMMAVTDGVNRLWLYSFDRATPELLPGTDGAQAPFWSPNSQSVGFFTQNKLKRVEISGGTPISLCDVPLGAGGTWNSAGVILFAPQFNGAGLFQVSESGGKPTPVTNLAATRFETGHNFPYFLPDGRHFIFFTQAGQPDYRGIQLGSLDDPQTRFLVRADTKAEYSSAGYLLFMHRRKIWAQRFDPDKLTLSGEALPITESVYYEAPIRYADLSVFGPRTLIYRRGGNQARQLVWLDRHGKQLSVVDPVGDYRSMQLSANGEQVLLDNNDLEFETSDIWQFDLLRNTRTRWTFNPGTDTYPIWSPDGSQIAIASNREGFWGIYRVSGNGNEELLLKGDQKLLLTSDWSGDGRFIVYRQAQEKTGLDIELLQLFGDRKTLKYAATPFNESYGVISPDGHWMAYQSNDSGRYQIYVQSFPEPGRKIPVSKGDGMLPRWRRDGKELFYVATDDKLMAVPVQTGAHFSAGVPSALFEVGSLGRRLNRYVYDVSADGQKFLVIRQLEDATTRPLTVMQNWTAALKR
- a CDS encoding protein kinase, which translates into the protein MTPERYEQIGDLYHAALEREPSARAAFLMATCGEDDEMRAEVASLISAHEQAANFIEQPPDDVAAGWQASAMLPAHSFGRYRVLSLLGKGGMGEVWLAEDTELRRQVAIKLLPTEFSHDAERLRRFAQEARATSALNHPNILTIHDIGNHEGTPYIVAELLEGVELRAPLKAGALSVRTALDYA
- a CDS encoding sigma-70 family RNA polymerase sigma factor; the encoded protein is METSSQSVSHLLRRWSDGDSEVLDQLMPLVYGQLRLMARRYMEQQPSGHTLQTTALIHEAYLRLIGQEEKRWENRAHFFGVAAMAMRHILVDYTRARQAAKRGGGASTVSLEEAAYVPEERAEELVALDDALEELAQLSPRQSRVVELRYFGGLSVTETAEVLNISPDTVTRDWNQAQAWLYRALSRNS